The window acattcaaactgctctattttcaaaacaaagcatgctACCGAGCTAAAAACAGACTAAGAgatatttctttaaaatgtctttGACCCGTCGAAGGtaaaaattcaaactttttaattttagtttttctgacgtcacgtgcaacccGAGAATTCCTCTGTTTTATTGCACTTCGTAGTTTTCCCATGGAAATAGCTGATATGGCATACAGATGGATGTTAGCCTTTATGAGCTTGTTTATGCTCTGTTGTTGCAGTTTTGGAGCAGAAAAGAAAGGGGGATATTTTCATCCATTAAGCGACAAGGCTTACGAGACGCTGTTGCGGCTGGTACAAGGAAAGTTTAACGTGCCCGTGGCAGAACGCACACCCAAACAGAGGAATGCAGTGGTGCGCTATTGGCGCCAACGAGATAGCTTGCACCTTGGACCTCAGTCTACCCCAACACTGTATTTTGATGGGAAGAAAGTAGTTAAGAAGTCGTCAATAGCAAGTGTTGTTGCAACTACATTTGATCAAGCAAAAGCTGGTGGTTGTAAAAAACTGAGATATCGAGCCGCAGCTGGCTTTGCAGGTCTGAGCAAAAGAAATATCCTTCGAGTGACAAACAACCAAGCGAAGTATCGCATTCACAATGTCAAATTCACAAATAAGGCTACACCAAGGCCAGTAACCACCAGGACAGTTCAAGGTCAGCATCAAATTGACCTGATGGACTTAAGCAAAGAGGCTGTCAATCACAACGGCCACGTGTACAAGTATGTTTTGAGCATAATGGATATTTTCAGTAGGTATTTGTGGTTGCTGCCGCTGGAAAAAAAGTCAAGCCAACATGTTAGTCAGGCACTTCAGAGGATTTACAGCGAGCATGGTCCACCTGATCGCCTTCAAAGTGACTGAGGAACAGAATTCGAAGGGAAGGTTAGACCCCTTTGCaaacagtaaaaaataaaactaattaAATCGAGACCATACCACCCACAGTCCCAGGGAAAGGTTGAGAGATCGCATAGAcgattaaggaaaaaaaatcatgtacGACTTAGTATCCGTTGGCAAAAAAGGGGTTAACTGGGCAGCGAATCTTGAAGACTACAATCGGATTTTAAATGAGGAATGTAAAGAAGAACTTGGCTGGAGGTCTCCTGTCGAAATATACTACAGGCGGAAGTCAAATCAATTAGTGAAGGCGTCGCTGGACTGTGTAGATTCCGATGATAACATCGTTACCACAGCGGCAAAAAAACGAGAATTTGCCGGCGAcctgaagaaagcaaagaagatCCGGCGAAGAGCAAAGCTTTACAGCAAGAAGCTTAATGATCGAATGGTAAAGAGCCACAAGCGACGCCACAAACCGAAAACTTTTAAAGTAAAAGAGCATGTTCTGGTATGGTACAGACCGCAAAAAGGAGGTAATCTTCCACCGAAAAGAAGGTTTGTTGTTAAAGGTACAGTagtaaagaagagaaaaacaaatccTGATACATATAAAGTCAGGTTTCGCCCTCCAAATTGTTCTAAACACATAGAAGAATGGTTTTCTGTAGAAGACATTGCGAGCATTAGAAAACGCCACCCAGGAAGCACAAACAAGGATCagcagaaaataaaacaaattcgaAAAAAATTGTACATACCGTTAACAGCCTGCAATCGTTTTCTGGATCGAGACTTTCCTGACATGGATTTTTCTCTCCTGTACAATCCACCAGGTGGCGGAAACTGTCAGTTCAGTGCATTGTGCTTCTGGTTACACCGTCTCGGTATACACCAATCACCAGAAACTGTCTGGGAAAAAATTGTGAAGTACCTGACGAACAATCCAATCGACAGTGAAGGTATGCCTTTGGAGCTTTTTGCGGCCACGCCCTGGGCAGAATATTTACACTCAATGGCAAAGAATGGCACCTATGGCGACCAAATAACATTACAAGCGGCAGCAGATTTGTACAATATTTTTTAGCATAGCCACTCCAAGGGTTCAGCTGGGGCATTATGCAGAGAACCACGGAGAACACTACATATGTGTAGAAGGCAGAGTGTTGCTGGAGGAGGAAGAGCAagagaaaaaagcagaaaaagagGTGGAACAGATGGAAGATGATGTGCAGGAGGAAAGGGCAGAAGAAGAGGTGAAAGAGATGGAAGACAATGGTGCGGATTTGTTATCTACTCAGGAGGATAACACAGCACACAGCCAGTACATACCAACGGAACGAGAGGTGCTTGAACAAATACCCATCCACTTTGTTGAAAACGAGACCGTTGAAATGGTATCCACGAATGACGGTATCTCCCCCATAGAAAGGCTTCCGAATGAAATTTTAGAGAAAATCCTTTCCAAGGTGTTATTATCTTCAGGGTTTTCGTGGCCTAACCATGTATGCCGGATGCATAATAACCTATGTAAAGTCAACGTTCGTTTTCGTGATATCGCCCGTAGGTTAGTCTTGATGCTGCCGATTATTTTCTTCTCTGATGGTGGTGAACTTGGCATCGTCAGCGTCAGAAGCCTAATTAAAAAGTTTGGATCTTCGAGTGGCATTGTGCTGGAGGTACGGCGAATAATTGCCAGCCCAAATTGGGCAAATGCTTGGCTGGATCTACGATTTCGTGGTTTGGGATGCTTTATCATCCTCAACGTATTCTGGCGAAAACATCAAAAGTAGCATTTTGTTAAAATCTGCTGGGTAATACCCATCTAGTCTTACAATAAAGACCTTTTGCTTATGAGGAAAAACAGTCCcttgaactgaagagagagaaacACTCTGTTCGTGCAGTTGTTTTTTAAGTATTTCAAAACAAGTTATACTTCGATGTTGTTTATTAAAGGTTGAAGTATACTTTTATTTTCGAATATCACTCTGGTTCAATGCACTAGTACTAATATCGCATAAACTGGTTATGCTATGATGGTTGTTGTTCCATGTTAAGCCTATATTTCCGGATCGTACCATTTTGTACAGCTGTTTTCAGTATCAGCAAGATGTACCCTCTTCTCTTTTTCTGATACAGTATGTCCCTGCAAGTTGCTTTCCAGTTTCTTCCCCTCTAAAACCCTAgggagaaaaaccctttttttttcatccgcAGGAGATGCCGGtatatttcaaattcaaatCTTTGTTTAAGTTCTGAAGACCCCataataaagacctttttaaTGCCTGAATTAAGCtatcatttaaaaattaatcaCGCAATAAGGTCATTGGCATGATTATTTGGACTGGTATCTAGCCATCTTCACaaaatgttattacaaagtgagaCAGCTTATTtcattacaaagtgcgacaacttgttattacaaagtgcgacagctattttattacaaagtacgacaagtgttattacaaagtgcgacaggtattacaaagtgcgatggttattacaaagtgcgacagaacAAGGACTCGGGTGGATTTCGAGAATTCATGAGAATGGCATATGAAAAATTCTGCGAACTTGCAGAAGTTGTCAGCGAGagcacaacaaaacaaaacacaataatGAGAATGGCAATTCCTCCACGTGAACGTCTTGCATTAACCCTTCGATTTTTAGTGACTGGAGAATCAGTTGAGTCTCTGTCTTTTCAGTTCAGAATCGGTAAAACAACTGTTGGGAACATTGTTCTTGAAGTTTGCTCAGCAATCTACGATTCTTTAAGGGAAGAATCCCTTCAATCTCCTAATCAAGTACATAAATGGCAAAAAATTGCCAGACATTTTCAATCGAGATGGAACATACCAAATAATTTTGGAGCAATAGATGGCACAAGGATTGTCATCCTTAAGCCTGCACATTCAGGCTCACACTTTCACGATTATAAGGGTAATGAAAGTATTATTGCTCTTGTGGTTGCCGGTCCCGAATATCAATACTTGTATGCAAATGTTGGAACAAATGGGCGCAACCCTGATGGACATGCTTGGAGTCGATGCTCACTAAAAAGGGCACTTGATAATCCAGACAATCCGTTGAATATACCAGGTGATGAGCCATTGCCTGGTCGTACAAAACCTGTACCGTTTCTACTTAGTGGTGATGAAGCCTTTCCTCTATCAAGATACATGTTAAAACCTTATCCGAACAGAGACCTTACTGTTGAGCATAGAATTGCTAATTATAGAATATCCAGAGGAAGAAGAATATCGGGGAATCTTTGTGAATAGATGGAGATGTTTCAAAGTTCCTTTCTTATATGATCCTTCCAAAGTCAAGATCATAACTGGTTAAGAGCTGATCAAAGTTCAAGAATTGTCTACTGCCCAGCATCACTGCCTGACAGGGAAGACCCACTTACACGTCAGATTATCCCAGGTTCCTGGAGAGAGGATAGCGAAGGCACCTCATTTTTGCCTCTACAACCCACAGCAACAAGTATGAGAGAGGAGTTCACAGAATGGTACACGAGTGAAGGTGATTTGacatggcaaaggcaaatgTGTGGACTTTAGAATGTTTACTATCTGGAAACCAAATGCAATGTAGAAATTCATTTTAGTTCAATATTTTAACTATGTGGATTGTGAATCAGTATGCTATGTCTGGTATTATTGTTAGCATGATACAGCGAAAATGCCAAGGTGAGTGTTGAATGAGGGgcattacatttcatctgtgaAAGCTAAAGCAAATTGTAAGTACCTTCTATATTCTTATTCACAATGTTCTGGTATATTGAGCGATAGTGACTTGTATTACTAACTTATAGCTATTTAGCAAGAAATAAAAGAACATTAAGAACGTCTTTGATTATATTTTCAAGGACTAGTGGTGTGGCACTTTTGAAGCCTAATTAGAAGAGGAAGGGTCACCCCTGCTATAGCGTTTTCTTTGGACCTTCTGACATGAAATATATTCATTGAACTTTGACCATTTGTTTCATGTAGTGTAAATTTGCACTCTCAATTGAACTAAAACAAATTCAGCATTTAGAAGTtgctttatttaatttaaacaataataatggcaacatctaattttttagaccaTTGCActtttcttgtgttttttttaaaataaatatccAACAAAGAGTCATGGGGACTTTAAGAAAAAATGTAAATACAAAGTTCATGTTTGTTCAACATGGCAAAAGAATTGAGCAAAAACTACCCTAAAGATTATAATAGGTGCCTGGAGGGTATTGAGAAGCTTGATCGCGAGAGACAGAACTATAACTTGATGAGGGAGTGGGACTATACCCTGTGTCCACTAGACCAAGTGCAGGTGCAATACTATTGTCATAATCTTCACTTTCTTCAATTTGGTATAAAATGTCTCCTATACATTTCTTAGCTTTCCAGAAGTTACAGACACTGAATTTGGACATGGTAAGTCGAATGTAATTTGCCACAAGGTTCTCCTTGGGAGGAGGTAGCTGAGCTGGTTCTTTTCTTGCTCTAACTGCTTCTGAAAACAGCTCAAGCTTCCTTTCCTCACGTGAATTCTGCTGCTGTTGTCTAGACAATTTTCTTGATTTCGGTTCTGGCTCCAGAGAATCTGACGTTTCATCTGTATCATCGTGTGTACAAACTTCAGTTGTTCATAGTACTCCCAAGTTGGTTTATAGATATCTTTTGTCCCTGACCCCAGATGGCTTGACTGTTGCCTTGGAATTCTCCTCTCTGAAAGTCTTCAAAAGCTGTTTCTATTTCTTCAACATCATACTTTTCGTCGAGCCCTTTAACCAGTATgtcatacaatacaataaatcCTTGTGTTTTGCTTGGTGATATTCAGGAATGTGGTGATTCCATAAACATTCATTTTTCTGGTAGTAGTTTATGAGAACCTCTGCAATTAAATATCAACATAAAAATTAGAGTTTCAAGTGAAATATATCTTTTTTGCTGCTgaaagtgtacatgtatgtgtgtaaCATGTGAAGTGCAAACAAGATATCTTTGAAATGCTaataataaatttcaaaaaaaattaccagTGCCATTCAAACAATATTGATAACAATGATTACAAATGATTGCTTTTGCATTTAGTCTATgactattttaaaaaatacctaTTATGATTTAAATTTCAcagcagaaaaaaaagcaattaagGAAACGACTGTGACTGAAGTACAAGAAAACTAACTCGTCATACTTCAATAATCAAAACTTTGCCCTATGCATTAATGATGCAAGACAGAATGTGGGATGAAACGacaaaaaacaatggaaatttCAACTAATTCAACTTCAATAACTAGTGAGCCTACAAGTCAATATCTGCAGTTGGCTATGAGAAAGATAATCCATATGTAGGCTAATATCTGAAGAATATTGATGCACAATCAGCTTATACATGAAGCAAGAATACTACAGTTTCATAAATGTAATACAGCACCCATGGAGGCTCTATTATACGGATTTgctattataatattaataattagcTCACCTGTTTCTTCTAAAGACCACTCAGCAACCTGATTATTGTTTGAACTAGGTACGTTCATAAGAATTGCATATCTTCCCAGTATAACCAACCACTTAACTTCTTCTTCTGGCTTTTTCACATGCTGACGTAAAGAGCTTCGCAGTAATGGTATTTTTAAATTTGACCAATATAGGTGAAAATACTTTCTTCGTTGTGACTGGGTTTTCATAGTCTTTACACTTGTTATTGTAGAGTACAGGGTTATCTCTGTAGAGGTCTATTATTAGTCTTGTATTTGTGATACTCCATGAAGTTTCTTCccttttttttattgtcaattatCTGCACAGAATCTTCCTCAACTccttcggccgccattttgaaagtgaGTTCACAATGAgttgtggatgaaaaaaataagccaatttgattggccaactggagacacGTCATGTCAAACACAAATTTCAGTACACACCAGGGAGAAAAACGCGGGAGCAAAAGTGTTGTCGCACAACAGAGGGAGCTTTGCTACCAGCCTTTACAAAGCAAAACACCACTATGCGTCATTTCATATCTGTGCACGATAAACTGTGTCACTACTCTCTGTGTCATTTACTGGCCTCTGGGCAAACATAAACACAACTGAGATGTGCCTTTCGTATGTCTGTGTCTGCAATTGCTGAGTTTCTTCCAGAGGTGTGTCAAACTTTGTATGATGTACTAAAAGAGGAGTACATGTGTGTGCCATCCTCAAGATCACAATGATTACAGTTGGCTGATGAATACGAGTCCAACTGGTAGTTCCCCCAAGCAGTGAGAGCTTTTGATGGAAAACACATCAATTTTAAAGCCCCAACTAACACTGGCTCTGAGTACTTCAATTACAAAAAACAATTTAGTTTTATCCTGTTAGCAATTGCAGAGGCAAATGCACAGTTTATTGCTTTCAACTTGGGTTCAACGGGCAGTCAGTCCGATGGTGGAATTTTTAAACATGGTAGTTTGGGGGCAATATGTAAATCTGAATATTTCCCTCCACCAGATGAGGTAGTTTCTGATATTCCCTGTGTTATATTACGCGATGAAGCATTCGCCGCAGTGTCCATCCACtgtgcatttttttctttttccttggtTGCTGACTGATTGTTGCGGCATGCGGGCTCGTCTCACATTTTGCTTCATCAAGATCACCAGAAGACCTGCTACTTGGTGTACTAAGAGATTCACATGACGTGACATTGGAAAGGGTTGTATGATTTCATACAGTGACATCTTCTAGGAAAGAGCTTTCTTCAAAATGCTTCCATTCAATTACACCACTTCCAGTGCCTTCGAACTTCTTTTCTTAGTTCTTCGCTATAGGTAGTTCGCAGACCCTGGATTTTACCTTAGAGCAAAATTAAAAGTAGATATGTTGCAAACACATCGTTCATTCATTGATGATTATTTGAAATGAAAGGAAGTTTTATCTTTTAACGTGAAATATCTATTCTCTTTCAATTAAGTACATTTATAATGATTTCAAGCTTTCTCATGAAGATACACAGTCTTCAAGCTAACCTTTTAGCATGGCAACATCTAAACCAGGAACTTCATCTCTTAATAGCTGAAGAATCTCTTCGTGTTCAGCCTTTTTCTTGCTGCGGTCCCTATAGGACTCTACTGTAATATTCCAAAAGCTTTCTCGTGATCTTAGACATACGAGGAGAAGTAATGTAGCGGAATCTCTCCAACAAACAGTGCTTTTTCCTGCCATGTTGACTGCTGCGTGCCTgcaatttctcaattttcttgacaagttttccttgtcgaCCCGTACAGACAAGCAAGTTCTGCAATgtgtcaattttttccttgttgaCACCCCAGCCAAGTCAAACCTTGTCAATGAAAACTTGCTCGTGTGTAACTGGCTTTTTCAATTAGCCTGTATTTTgtattttcatgtcatttcgTCTCGCCTTTGTTGTCCATTCATGTTGAGTAGCTCATTAGGTTTCTATTTCtgtttctttgttgtctttcgtgtaagatgcgcttgttgtggttgtcgctGATCTGTTTGGTGTCATTCATACAGCAACCATTGCTTCAAGTGTGGGGCTAGTGGCCATTATGTGCGTGAGCGTATGGCCCAGTTTAGCTGACGCTCTCCTGCAGAATTTCAGGGAAACAGTGAGAGGTCATGCCCATGGGACAGGGTGTGACAGGGCTACAAAATCAGTCCTGTTGCGTCCAGTGTGGAAAACAAAGAACAGACGATGTACCACTTAACTGCTGCGGAGCTTGTAAAACA is drawn from Montipora foliosa isolate CH-2021 unplaced genomic scaffold, ASM3666993v2 scaffold_422, whole genome shotgun sequence and contains these coding sequences:
- the LOC137988579 gene encoding uncharacterized protein; translated protein: MAYEKFCELAEVVSESTTKQNTIMRMAIPPRERLALTLRFLVTGESVESLSFQFRIGKTTVGNIVLEVCSAIYDSLREESLQSPNQVHKWQKIARHFQSRWNIPNNFGAIDGTRIVILKPAHSGSHFHDYKGNESIIALVVAGPEYQYLYANVGTNGRNPDGHAWSRCSLKRALDNPDNPLNIPGDEPLPGRTKPVPFLLSGDEAFPLSRYMLKPYPNRDLTVEHRIANYRISRGRRISGNLCE